A genomic window from Triticum urartu cultivar G1812 chromosome 7, Tu2.1, whole genome shotgun sequence includes:
- the LOC125521056 gene encoding acyl-coenzyme A oxidase 2, peroxisomal-like, whose product MATMSRSGYGSDDEDSTPAMRRLRRLSLHLLQPSDRPAPEGANALAPAACAGKRRAGGLDVDAAALTAYLRGRHLATQERLYRFFVERPELHTPVELPMAAHRELCFRQMTALVREAGVRPLSLMADDPDEYFAVMEAVGGLDISLAVKFGVQYSLWGGSIINLGTKKHREKYFDKIDNLDYPGCFAMTELHHGSNVQALQTTATFDSVTDEFIIDTPNNGAIKWWIGNSALHGKFATVFARLILPLQGKGGEPADMGIHAFIVPIRDLETHAVLPGIEINDCGHKIGLNGVDNGALRFRSVRIPRDNLLNRFGDVARDGKYTSSLPTINKRFAATLGELVGGRVSLAYSSVGILKVAVTIAVRYALLRQQFGPPKQPEISVLDYQSHQHKLMPMLASAYASHFARQYLVDKYSEMKKTNDEDISADVHVLSSGLKSYITSYTAKSISICRESCGGHGYAAVNRFGGLRNDHDIFQTFEGDNTVLLQQVAGDLLKQYQQKFKGGTLSVTWNYLRDSMSTYLSQPNPVTARWEGEDHLRDPKFQLDAFRYRTSRLLHSVAARLQKHMKTLGGFGAWNRCLNHLLTLAESHVEAVILARFIEAVKSCPDAKTREVLKLVCDLYALDRIWKDIGTYRNVDYVAPNKAKAIHKLVDYLSYQVRLVARELVDAFDLPDEVIRAPIGMQSEAYAQYTQCVGF is encoded by the exons ATGGCCACCATGTCCCGCTCCGGCTACGGCTCCGACGACGAAGACTCCACGCCGGCGatgcgccgcctccgccgcctctccCTCCACCTCCTACAGCCCTCCGATCGGCCCGCCCCCGAGGGGGCTAATGCCCTGGCCCCCGCCGCGTGCGCGGGGAAGCGGCGGGCGGGGGGCCTGGACGTGGACGCGGCAGCCCTCACCGCCTACCTGCGGGGGCGGCACCTGGCGACGCAGGAGCGGTTATACAGGTTCTTCGTCGAGCGGCCGGAGCTCCACACGCCCGTCGAGCTGCCCATGGCCGCCCACcgcgagctctgcttccggcagATGACGGCGCTCGTTCGCGAGGCCGGGGTGCGGCCGCTCAGCCTCATGGCAGACGACCCCGACGAGTACTTCGCCGTCATGGAGGCCGTCGGCGGGCTCGACATCTCCCTCGCCGTCAAGTTCGGCGTACAGTACAG TCTTTGGGGTGGTTCTATAATAAATTTGGGAACCAAGAAGCACAGGGAAAAGTACTTTGACAAAATCGATAATTTGGATTATCCAGGCTGTTTTGCTATGACAGAACTGCATCATG GATCCAATGTTCAAGCCCTACAGACCACTGCTACATTTGATTCAGTTACTGATGAGTTCATTATTGATACACCAAACAATGGAGCCATTAAGTGGTGGATTGGCAACTCAGCTCTTCATGGAAAATTCGCTACTGTTTTTGCGAGGTTAATTCTACCGCTTCAAGGAAAAGGAGGGGAACCTGCTGACATGGGAATTCATGCATTTATTGTCCCAATTCGGGACCTTGAAACCCATGCTGTTCTTCCTGGAATTGAGATCAATGATTGTGGGCACAAGATAGGCCTAAATGGTGTAGATAATGGTGCCCTGAGATTCCGTTCCGTTAGGATACCCCGTGACAATCTTCTGAACCGATTCGGTGATGTGGCGCGAGATGGAAAATACACAAGCAGTCTCCCCACAATTAATAAAAGATTTGCAGCAACCCTTGGTGAGCTTGTCGGGGGACGAGTTAGTCTTGCATATAGTTCTGTGGGAATACTCAAAGTTGCAGTAACCATTGCTGTTAGATATGCTTTACTGCGTCAACAATTTGGTCCACCTAAGCAGCCTGAAATCAGTGTGCTGGATTACCAATCTCACCAGCACAAACTAATGCCTATGTTGGCATCAGCATATGCATCTCATTTTGCCAGGCAGTATTTGGTAGATAAGTACTCGGAAATGAAGAAAACCAATGACGAGGATATTAGCGCTGATGTCCATGTACTTTCATCTGGGTTGAAGTCCTACATAACTTCATACACAGCAAAATCTATTAGCATATGCCGAGAATCTTGTGGTGGCCATGGGTATGCTGCTGTAAATCGTTTTGGTGGTCTGCGGAATGACCATGATATATTTCAAACATTTGAAGGAGACAATACAGTTCTGCTGCAGCAG GTTGCTGGCGATCTCCTGAAGCAATATCAGCAAAAATTTAAGGGAGGAACACTCTCAGTCACCTGGAACTACTTGAGAGACTCCATGAGCACCTACTTGTCTCAGCCTAACCCCGTTACTGCTCGGTGGGAAGGGGAAGACCATCTAAGGGATCCTAAATTTCAGCTGGATGCATTCAGA TACCGAACATCTAGACTACTGCATAGTGTTGCTGCTCGACTCCAGAAGCACATGAAGACACTTGGAGGTTTTGGTGCATGGAACAGATGTTTAAACCATCTGCTCACGCTCGCGGAATCACACGTTGAGGCTGTCATCCTCGCAAGGTTTATAGAAGCAGTGAAGAG CTGCCCTGATGCAAAAACACGTGAAGTACTGAAGCTGGTGTGCGACCTTTATGCGCTCGATAGGATCTGGAAAGACATCGGGACATATCGGAATGTAGACTATGTCGCGCCAAACAAAGCCAAG GCTATCCACAAACTGGTAGACTACCTCAGTTACCAAGTGAGGCTTGTTGCTCGAGAACTCGTCGACGCctttgatcttccagatgaagtCATCCGTGCGCCAATCGGCATGCAATCGGAGGCCTACGCTCAGTATACGCAGTGTGTCGGCTTCtag
- the LOC125521057 gene encoding uncharacterized protein LOC125521057, which translates to MPLLQLPTACGAAAASASAPGPFLLSRPPPSRLRASHVLFAFPRLRKYGRRSREPVPTTLDDDDEEEADEDDDDDMEEAVDEDIFLKNRPKPAGFGVGKTYTTDVEEQLLREMGIGGAGRKSKSAPPKSSKTNGSATETAADCSNDGVHVRIWNLPKKKNIHKDLNLAFKGFPGLVTINPANSGTKKTRDPICKGFAFVKLESVDAATRFVELYSRKAVSFGKVEKPIKCCIVEGHISTDPSGPASSSQPPGSNPQRLVAVR; encoded by the exons ATGCCACTGCTGCAGCTGCCGACCGCGTGTGGCGCCGCTGCGGCGTCGGCGTCGGCGCCGGGCCCCTTCTTGCTCTCACGGCCGCCGCCCTCGCGGCTGCGCGCGTCGCACGTCCTCTTCGCCTTCCCTCGCCTGAGGAAATACGGCCGCCGGAGCCGCGAGCCGGTACCCACCAccctcgacgacgacgacgaggaggaggcggatgaggacgacgacgacgacatgGAGGAGGCGGTTGACGAGGACATCTTCCTCAAGAACCGGCCCAAGCCGGCCGGTTTCGGCGTGGGGAAGACCTACACCACCGACGTCGAAGAGCAGCTTCTCCGGGAGATGGGCATCGGCGGCGCCGGGCGCAAGAGCAAATCGGCTCCGCCCAAGAGCAGCAAAACCAACGGCTCGGCCACAGAAACCGCCGCAG ATTGCAGTAATGATGGCGTTCATGTTCGTATTTGGAACCTCCCGAAAAAGAAGAACATACATAAGGACCTGAACCTAGCTTTCAAAGGGTTTCCTGGCCTGGTAACTATAAACCCAGCAAACTCTGGAACTAAGAAGACCCGTGATCCTATTTGTAAGGGTTTTGCATTTGTCAAACTGGAGTCAGTGGACGCTGCGACGAG GTTTGTTGAACTGTACTCTCGTAAAGCTGTGTCGTTCGGCAAGGTTGAGAAGCCAATCAAGTGCTGTATTGTTGAAGGGCACATCTCTACGGATCCTTCAGGTCCAGCATCCAGCAGTCAGCCACCAGGGTCGAACCCACAACGGTTGGTAGCCGTAAGATGA
- the LOC125521059 gene encoding uncharacterized protein LOC125521059: MLRLRLRPCPHFSRASPPASPPALPPRLAASPLPELPFPSTVTALRTRTPPLQAAVRRAASGEEQRGVDEDKEDAGLDNALTKTRQLVECAMFASVAGLAYFLSNSLAIENYFSCFFPLPIVISSLRWGLEAGRKTMVATVLLLFTLSGPVKASTYLLMHGVVGLAMGTMWRLETDWFASIIICSIIRAVGACGYVLVSSFLIRENILQLITVSVHASLTYILAAAGVNTIPSMDAIYVIFGTLLLLNCGFFVFILHIIYTIFLTKLGIKPSLRPPRWLGKATFS, from the exons ATGCTTCGCCTTCGCCTCCGTCCTTGCCCACACTTCTCTCGGGCGTCTCCGCCGGCATCCCCCCCCGCCCTCCCCCCCCGGCTGGCCGCTTCTCCGCTCCCAGAGCTCCCCTTCCCATCCACCGTCACCGCGCTCCGAACCCGAACCCCTCCGCTCCAGGCCGCCGTCCGCCGAGCCGCCTCCGGAGAGGAGCAACGGGGCGTGGATgaggacaaggaggacgcgggcCTGGACAATGCACTCACCAAGACACGGCAGCTCGTCGAGTGCGCCATGTTCGCATCCGTTGCTGGCCTCGCCTACTTCCTCAGCAACTCCCTCGCCATCGAG AATTACTTCAGCTGTTTTTTCCCATTGCCGATAGTCATCTCCTCCTTGAGGTGGGGGTTAGAAGCTGGCAGGAAAACCATG GTGGCTACTGTTTTACTGCTCTTCACATTGTCAGGCCCTGTCAAAGCATCGACTTATCTG CTTATGCATGGTGTAGTTGGTCTAGCCATGGGTACTATGTGGAG GTTGGAGACCGATTGGTTTGCTTCCATCATAATCTGCTCAATT ATCCGTGCGGTGGGAGCTTGTGGATATGTGTTAGTGTCATCATTCCTAATACGAGAAAATATTCTTCAATTG ATAACCGTTAGTGTACATGCCTCCTTAACGTATATTCTGGCAGCGGCTGGTGTGAACACAATTCCATCCATGGATGCAATATATGTAATCTTTGGGACACTG CTTCTACTTAATTGTGGATTCTTTGTCTTCATACTGCATATAATTTACACAATCTTCCTGACCAAGCTTGGAATCAAGCCATCGCTGAGACCTCCACGATGGCTGGGTAAAGCAACTTTTAGTTGA